The region ATTCTCATCTCTTCCATCCCAGACAACTTTTATAAGTTCAGAGTTCGGAATTCGGAATTCGAAATTCTTAACTAACTGACCTTTTATGTTATAAATCTTTATCTGTGCCGATCTGTGTAAATCTGTGGCTGAAAAAGAGATTGTGGTAGATGTGCTGAAGGGATTGGGATAATTTTGCTTAAGTAAAATCGGATGCGAATCTGTTATCTCATCATTAACACCTACACAAGGTATAGTAACCTCCACTAAATTAGATGGGTCTGATTCACCATCCTCATAAACTGCGGTCACATAATAATTATAGGTTCCATTCTCAAGTCCAATATCATTAAATTCTGTTGCCGGAATATATACTACTGCGATTAAATAATCGTTTCTATAAACTTTATACATAAGTAAATCACTGGTAGGAATAGGTTCAGGTGGCTCCCAACTCAGTAATACATCGTTACCACTAACATCTGCTTGTAAATTTTGTGGTGAGGGAAAAGGAATTCTAACACTACCATTTACAACATCAGTTAAATAATTAATATTATTCACATCACATTGGGTAAATATGAGTGAAGTTGAATCACCACAAATACCAATAACTGTAAATCCAAGATATGCGACTATTCCGCTGCCGGTAAACAAATCCTCATTGGCAATAAACACAAGCTCAACTACTCCATCAACACTTGTGTCCACATTCAAATCGTAATTCTCACTTTCTAATATTCCACCCATTAAAGTAGCATCTGGCGAACCTATTACATTGTCGTTAAATTCAATAATTATGTTCATTTCGCTTAAATTTATCAGGCTGGAAACTGTTAAAGGAATAGAAATATCTGTATCAGGTGAAGTAAGGGTATCTGGTAGAATAGCTGATGGATTTCCCCAGATATCAACACTTCCGTTTGTTACATCATCCAAAAAACTGACTTCATTTACATCAAATTGAGTAAAAGTTAAAGGAGTAGAATCATCACTGCTACCTACAACATAAAACTCAAGATATGCAACTACTCCACTGCCAGTAAACCAATCTGCATTTGCATTAAATTGAAGTCCAATCACTCCATCAACACTTGTGTTTACTTCCAAATCATAATCCTCATTTTCTAATATGCCTCCTATTAATGTAGCGTCAGCAGAATCTAATATACTTTCATTAAATTCTATAGTAATATTCATTGCAAAGAAATTAATTAATCCATTTACTGTTAAAGGAATAGAAATATCTGTAGCAGAATGTGCTGGAATGTCTGGAATCATCGCTGATGGATTATCTCCTAATACAACACTAACCGTATTTGATGGGTCTGATTCTCCTTGGTCGTAAACAGCGGTTACATAATATACATAAACTCCATTATCAAGGTCATTATCATTGAAATAAGTTGTCGGATGATAAACAACCGCAATTATATTATGATTCCTGTACAGATTGTATCTAATCAAATCACGCTTAAGATCAACACCCTCAGGTGAGTCCCAGGTTAATGCTACATCATTTCCAGTAACTACTGCTTGTAAATTTTGGGGTGGATTTAATCTTAAATCTCTGTCATCTGAGGAATTTCCTGAATTGCTGGCATTGGCAATACCAATCAAATTTGGTAATCCTTCTTGAGCAATTAAGAATGAAGGAATCAACAAAATAAATATTAAACAACTGAATAAATATTTTTTCATGTCTTTCTCCTATTAAGTTATTTTATTTATAGTATAATTTCATAATATGCTGAAACTTGTCAACTTTTTTAAATTTAGAAACATAAACAAATTTATTCTGTTGATTGAGTGTCCAAATCTTTGTTACTTATTACTGAGTGCATAAAACTGTTTGCATTTATTTCCAATACATGATACTGAATAAAAACGGAGTGCTGAAACGAGTCCCGTCCCCGATCCAATCGGGGATTCGGGAGGAACTTTCAGTCCCGACAAATCGGGACGAAAAGTTCTCCCTCCCAATATATTGGAAGTGCTTGTTTTACAGAGTCGTCACGGACCAATCTGTGGCGAACACCCCAATTGCTCTTTTCAACAAAATTTTGCCATCGTCAGGGAGTGGTCCCTGACGGCTCCTTTTAATAAAGTAAACTATATTATGCGCCTAATAGTAACTAATTTTCAATGAGCTTTACAATCAATTCATTATTAACAGTTTCAAAACAACTTTTAGGTAGATAAAGTGTATAAATACCTTTTCACCTTTTTGGTTGGTGTTTTTTCAAACTCTTCTGGCGACAGTTCAATTTTTGTAATTGGGCAGTAAGGAGGTAATTGGTGATTTATAAATTTTCGGTTTTCCTCCATTCTCACTGTTAACTTTTTTTCGTTAATTCCTTTAGCATCTGCTAATTCTAAATCAGGATAAATCAATGCAATGAGTTTTTTATTCTTTTGAACCACGAGTGATTCCTGTATAAATGGTAAATTGTTAAGTTTTGCTTCTATCTCTTCTGGATAGATATTTTGTCCTGAAGGTCCCAAAATCATACTCTTACATCTTCCTTTTATAAAAATAAAACCATCCTCATCAACTACTCCCAGGTCTCCTGTATGTAGCCATCCATCTTTATCAATTGCCTCATTCGTTGCTTCTTCATTTTTATAGTAACCTAACATCACATTTTCACCCCGAACTAAGATTTCTCCAACGATTTTTTGCTGGTCATCAGAATCAATTCTTACTTCTAATGTATCAACAATTTTACCTACGGAAGATGTTTTATGCTCATCCCAGGGAGTATAACTTACCAGGGGACCACATTCTGTTAATCCATAACCTACAGTAACGGGGAAGCCTATCATTTTTAGAAATGTTTCTACTTTTTCATTTAGAGCAGCTCCACCAATAACAATTTCCTTAAAATTTCCGCCAAAAGCTTCCACCAATTTATTACAGACCTTTTTATATATAAGATTTTTTAATAATGGAGCTTTGATTAATATCTTCACTACACCTTTATCTAAAGCAGCCTTAATTTGTTTGTCATAAATTTTTTCAAGCACAAGTGGAACCGATAAAATCAAACGCGGACGGACTTGTTTAAACGCTTGTAATATTATTTTGGGAGAAGGTATTTTACCTAAAAAGGTAATGTGGCAACCTATACTAAAAGGGAATAAAAATTCAAAGGCACACCCAAAAGTATGAGCAATGGGCAAGAATGAAGCAATGGTGTCGCCGGGCTTCAAATCCATATGATTCTGAGCATATATTACATTCGCAATTAAACTATTGTGTGGCAGCATAACTCCTTTAGAAAAACCTGTTGTGCCTGAAGTATAAACAATTTCTGCAAGTTCATTATTACTAATTTCTGGAAAAGAAAGTTTCTCTGCAATAAGAGAGCCATCATACTTATCCAAAAAATTATCCTTTGATTTCTCAACTATTGGGACAAGACCCTTCTTTTTATAATAAAACAATTTAAAATCCTCAAGTGAAAAAATTGCTTCCAAATTCTGCATTTTGGTCTCATCAAGTTTTTCATAAATACTCTCTAAAGCAAAAAGCAAAACTGAATCTGAATGATTCACAATATGATGAACATCATCGGCATGAAAATCAGGCAATATTGGAACAATCACAGCTCCATAGGTAATAGTTGCTAGATATGTTACAGCCCAATTAACAGAATTTTTGCCTATGAGAGCAATTTTATCTCCTTTTTTAATCTGAGCCTTTTCAAAAATGTAATGCAGCCAGATAATATTTTCAGCTACTTCTCCATAACTTAAACTTTTGCCATTAAAATCAGAAAGTGCAGGTGTATCCCAATTGTTTTTCATGCTTATTTCAAATTGTTTAACCAAATTTTCCTTTAACATAGAATTTTCCTCCTTGCAACCTTTATTTTACCAATTTACAAATAAGAAAGTAATTGATAATATTTCTAATTATTCTTAATAATGAAATAATCAATTCATATTGTCAATAAATTTGAATCTAATCTTTTATAATGTAACCGTTTTTTACTTCCACATATCTGTATGTATTCGTAGTTTCAAAGCAGATTTATCTTACAAGTTCTAATCTTGGATTTGGATTATATTGTCTTCCAACTTTTGCACAGGGTTTTCCGCTTACTTTTACAATATCGGCGGTAAAATCTATTTTCTCTTTGAACAATGCAGAGCCCACACCGATTGCATCAAAAGGGACTTTTTCTTTAATAAATTTTTTAATTCTTTCCTCATCAAATCCACCTGAGATAACAATTTTAATGAAATTAAATCCTGCTTTATCAAATGTTTTTCTCGCTTTATGGCAAAGCTCAACAGAAACCCCATAAGAATCTTCTTTTGTCCCTGTTACTGATTTATCCCTTAAATCTCTTGCAGTATCAAAGCGAACCCCCCATAATTTTTTACCAAGTGCTTTTGCTACTTTCAGAGAAGTTCCAATACAATCATTATCAAAATCAACAAGTACAATCCTTTTCACATCTCCTGGTATATATTTATCAAAGGCTCTTGCTGCTGCTACGGTATTGCCATTATAAGCGGCTATTAATCCGTGAGGCACAGTACCTAATGCTTCCCCACCCCACCAGGCAGTTTGTTCGTCGGTAGAGACTCCTAAAGCCCCTGACATATAAGCGGCATATCCGTCGGTTGCTTGTATACGATAATGGTCAAATCGTGCTGGAAAGAATAGAATTTGCTTGCCCGAGGCGGCCTTTACCACTTTGTTTACAGCTGTCGCAACTGATGTGGGTCTTGCCATAACACCTAAATAAACTGTTTCAAGATGTGCAAAAGTGGAATAATCTCCTTCTATTGTCATTACAGTTTCACCAGCTTTTACTTCATCACCATCATATAATGCCTTTATAACTAATTCATCTGGCTTATCAGCACATAGTTTTAATATTGCAATCGCCTCGTCAATTCCGCATAGCACACCATCCTTCCGACACCAAACTTGCATAAGTACTTTAGGATGATGATTGTCTGCTTTAAGAATTTCTCTTGTTCTTACAAAATATTTATCGCTATACCATCCGCTTTTTATCTTAGTAACAGGAATACTAAACACAGCAGGATTTAATCTCTTTTTAGTCATTTATACTACCTCTGCATTATAAATTTTTTCCATTCTTTTTAAAGAAAATTCATGCATTTCCTTATCAAAGTCTACGACCCCTTTTTTGTATACTGTTACAGGTATTTCACGATTACTCAATCCGCCTACTGTATCCATCACACAGATTGATGTACAGACTCCAACTACCTCAACACTTTCAGGACTGATGTCCTCAAGAATTCTATCAAGATTGGTGCCATAAAATCCACTATATCTTCTCTTCTTAATGATAACATCATCCCTTACTTTAGGAAGTTCATCAATAATTTCAGCACCTTTGGTGCCTTTTATACAATGTGGAGGAAACATCTTAAATTCTGGATCATCTTTAGTATGAGAATCACATATAAATATTACTTCGTTCCCGTTTTTGTGATATTCATCAATTTTACTTTTTATAAATGGAACGATTTTCTTTGCCTCTGGTCCGCAATATAACGCCCCATTCTCATTTACAAAATCATAGAGCATATCTATTACCAAAAGTACTTTCATAGTAAAACCTCCAATATAATTAATTTGTGTATTTTATTATTTTACACTCGAACTTAAGTCAAGTTCTTCGGACTTACTACTAAGAGCATAATAAAGTTTACCCCGTAGGATAACATTTTGTATCCTACGGGGTAAACTTTATTTCTAAGAATTATAATGGAGTGCGAAAACGAGTTGCGATGAAATCGCAAGGAACTTTTCGCCTATGCAATATACTGAAAGTTCGTATTCACGATAAATCGGGAATCCTCGTTTCAGCACTCCACTTTCACTCAGTATCATGTATTGAAGATAGATGCAAACAGTTTTATGCACCCAGTAATAACTCAAGATTTCTATCTTTCAATTCCTAAAATATTAAAAATAAAAGCATATTTTAATGCAATTTCTTTATAAAAATCATACCGTCCTGATGCACCTCCATGACCTGAAGACATATCAGTCTTTAAAAGCAAAATATTATCATTGGTTTTTAAAGCTCTGAGTTTCGCAACCCATTTCGCAGGTTCCCAATAGTTGACTCTCGGGTCATAAAATCCTGCTAAAACAAGCATATTGGGATATCCTTTCGCTTCAACATTTTGGTATGGGCAGTATGATTTCATATAGTCAAAATATTCTTTATCATTTGGATTGCCCAATTCGTCATAGTGCCATTCAACGCCGCCTAATGAAGTGTCAAGCATTGTATTAATTACATCTACAGCAGGAACATCTGCTATCACAACTTCAAATAAATCTGGTCTCATATTTGTTACCGCTCCAATTAATAAACCCCCCGCACTTGCTCCTTCAATAACTAATTTTTTCTTACTTGTGTATTGTTCTTCAATTAAATATTCTGCACAAGCAATAAAATCAGTAAATGTATTTTTCTTATTAAGCAATTTCCCTTGCTCATACCATTCTTCGCCTAATTCTCCTCCTCCTCTGACATGTGCGATTGCATAAACAAAATCTCTATCTAAGAGGCTTAAACGAATAGAAGAAAAATATGGCTCGCTACAATCTCCATAAGAACCATAAGCATATAGAAGTAATGGGTTTCCCCCATTTTTCTTAAATAAGTCTTTTTTATAACCCAAAGAAATAGGTATCAGTGTGCTATCTTTAGCTTGTGCAAAAATTCTTTCTGATTTATAAAGAGAAGCATCATATCCACCAAGAACTTCTTGTTGTTTTTTCAATTCTTTTTCTCTGGTTTTCATATTATAGTCGTAAACAGAATAAGGCATGACCATAGATTCATAAGTAAATCTAAAAATATGGGTATCAAAATTCGGATTTCTACCAGAATAAATAGTATAAATTGGTTCAGGAAAATCTATATAATAGTCTTCATTTGTACTTAGATTCAAAATTCTAATTTTTTCTAAAGCATTTACTCTTTCATAAATTACCATATAATTTTTGAATACATCAATATCAATAGAAACAGAATCCCGAGGGGCTATAAATTCTTCCCAATTTTCTTTCCCTGGATGTTGTACCGATGTCATCATTACTTTATAGTTTTTTGCATTATCATTAGACACGATAAAAAATTTATTAATATGGGGACAAACATAATATCTATGACCTCTTTCTCTTGGTTGGATTATTTGAAATTCATCAAAAGGATTATTCGCTTTCAAATATCTAATTTCATAAGTAGTTTCACTTCCGGTTGTTAATATCAAATATTCCTTACTTCTAGATTTATAAATCCACACATCAAAAGCATTGTCTCCTTCTTGATATATTAAATCATCGTTTTCTGTATTAGTTCCTAAAGTATGGCGGTAAAGTTTATCAGCTCTACCTGATTCATCTTCAATAGTATAGAAAAGAGTTCTGCTGTCATTTGCCCAAACTATACTACAAACAGGGTAAGTCTTGTCTTCTAAAAGTTCACTTGATTTCAAATCTTTAATGTAAAGAGTATATTTCTCGTCTCCAGTTGTATCAACAGAATAAGCTAAGTACTGGTGATTAGAGCTTAATTTCATTCCACCCACCGAGAAATAACTATGACCTTTCCCAAGTTCATTTGCATCAAGAACAATTTCTTCTTCAGCTTCTAAGCTTTCTTTCTTTCTACAATATACCCAATATTGCTTTCCCTTTTCTCTTTTTGTGTAATAATAGTAATCATCAATTTTTGTTGGAACGCTTAAATCTGTTTCTTGGATTCTACTCACTATTTCATCAAATAATGTTTCCTGTAAACTCTCAGTATGTTTAAGCATTTTTTCAGTGTATTCATTTTCTGCATTAATATACTCAATTACTTCTGTATCTGTTCTTGTTTTATCCTTTAACCAATAATAGTTATCCAAGAGTGTGTCGCCATGAATAACCGTCTTATGAGAAATAACTTTTGCAATAGGTGGTTTAGGTTTTTCATTAAGAATAAATTTTTGTGACTCAAAATGATTGCTTTCTGCACAGGATAATATAAGAATTATGAGAGAAATAAACACCCCAAACAAAACATTGATTAAGAAATTTTTCTTGTATTTCATTTAATTAACCTTTATTTTTAAATACCTACTACAAGGAGCATAATATAGTTTACCCCGTAGGATAACATTTTGTATCCAACGGGGTTTACTTTATTTTACGGATTACAGTGGAGTGCGAAAACGAGCCCTTCCGATATATCGGGAGGGAGAACTTTTCGTCCCGATTTGTCGGGACTGAAAGTTCGTCCCGTGTAATATAAAACGCTTCGCTATTACACAGGACTCGTTTCAGCACTCCACCTTTATTTGGTATCATGTATTGAACATAGATGCAAAACAGTTTTATGCACTCTGTAATAAGATTATCTATCATCCTTATCAATTTTATTGTATTCGTATCCCCCCAATCTATTTGGGAATTTCGGGGATAATTGGGAATTGGTTTTTGAATTCCATAGATTAAGTGCTTTCCAAGTAGAATCGTAATTTCCAGATGCATTCCATAATAAATATCCTGAATCTAAACCACAATCTTTGATAGCTTGCAATTGTGAAACGATATACAGTGGACTAACTAATGCTCTCTCAAGAGTAAAAGCCTGTAAGTATGGAATTATTTTTTTCTTTTGCTCAATCTGAGTTAAAAGAGTCTTGCAAGTCCGATACACAAAATAATAGGGCTCATCTGCAGGATATTTCTTATTCCAAAATTCACCAAAAAAATGTGATGGATACATCATAGGATGTATTCTATCAAGATACGGTAAGATTGATTTTATGTCCTGTCCTGTATTTATAATATCCTGCTCATTCTGTAAAGCAACAACTCCAAAGATATCAGCAGATAATTTAATTCCATTCTTCCTTGTAATACTGTAAACCTTTTTTACAAAATTGGTAATCACATCTTGCTTTGATACAGAATCAGGAATTCCATAATCAGCAGATAATAAGTAGGTTTCAGTTGGGAATCGGATATAATCTAATTGAATCTCATCAACACCTAATGAAATTACCTCTTCTATGATATCAAGATTATAATTTTGAACTTCTATACAATTTGGATTCACCCATTTTATTTTTTTATTAGCTTTTATACTATCAACAATAGATGAATCGGCAGTTATAGAATCAATCTTATTTTCTGGTGCCCTTTCTACACGCCAGATAGAAGACGCATTTGCTAATGTTGTATCTTTAAATATAGTTATCCTTGCAATGAGTGAAATATTATGTTTATGAAGCTGATAAATTAATCTGTTTGGGTAGGAAATTACAGGTTTACATGCTCCTATTTCAATTGCTAATGAATTTTTCGTTGGATATAATATATCACCATGAGTATTTTTAAAATCCACAACCAACGCATTTAATCCCAAAGAATCAAAATTTTCAATAATTTCTTTTAGCCTTTCAGTCGTAAGTTGGTATGTATTAAGATAAATACCTCTTAATTCATTGTGTTGAATCTTTTGATAAAATACAGAATCAACTTCTGAACTTATAGGAATTTTCAAAATTTGATCTGGTAAAAGAATATTATCCTCTGGAATTTCATTTATTTTTTTTATCTCTTCAATAAAATCATCAAAGAAACAGATATCAGTTCGGGCGAAATATTTTTTTGCGATATGATAAAGATTGTCGCCTTTTTGGACTTGATAATTTAGTAATGAATCTTGTCTCCCCGATTTCATCGGGGAGCCGAGATGGGCTGATTGTAGCTCTTCGGCAAAGGAGTGATAGGTAGGTATTGAAAATAGAAAGAAACAAAAGAAAATTAAAAAGATTTTATTTATAAAATCAAAATATGTATTTTTATTTTTAAAAGTATTCTTAATTTTCATTATTTATGTGAGCAACATTATAAGGAATAGTTCAGAATTTCAAATTGTATATTCTATAGAACAAACGAATTATAAACAGAAAAATTATCTTTCAACAGATTGCAATCGCGCAACTGCTCGTCGTAATGCTGCTTCAGCTCTACGAAAATCAGTATCTTCCTTTTTTTCTCTTAATCTTCTTTCAGCCCGTTTTTTTGCTTTTTCGGCCCTATGCTTATCTATTTCCTTCGGACTTTCAATTATTTCTGTTAATATACTAATTTTATCAATATCAACAATTACAAATCCATTATGTATAGAATATTTTTCCTGAGCTTCTTTATAATAAACTGTTAATATCCCTGGAATAATAGAAGTTATAAAAGGTGTATGGCCATACTGGACTCCAAAGTATCCTTCACTTCCTGGAATAACGATTTCGTCTATATCTTCTTCAAAGAAGACACCAAGAGGTGTGGTTATCTTTAAGTGCAGACAATTCTTATTATTGTTCATAATAACAGTTATAATTTGAAACAGAGATTACATTTATTATCAAATTTTAAGTATCCCCATCTTGTCGGGATTTCCGCTTCACCCCAACAAATTTCAATTTTTTGTCTCTTTCAAGAACTTCATCAATCGTTCCTGCCATATAGAAAGCTCTTTCGGGAATATCGTCATATTCACCATTAACTATACCTTTAAAACCTTTGATATTTTCATCTAATGGGACATATTTCCCTTTATAATTTGTGAATTCTTCAGCTACAAAAAGTGGTTGAGAAAGAAACTTTTCAATTCTTCGCGCGCGATTAACCGTTATTTTATCCTCCTCAGACAATTCCTCCATTCCAAGTATTGCAATAATGTCCTGGAGCTCACGATATTTTTGTAATATCTGCTGGACTTTTCGCGCAACAGTGTAATGCTCAGTCCCAATAATCCTTGGGTCTAAAATCCTTGATGTAGAGTCAAGAGGGTCAACTGCTGGGTACAAGCCAAGTTCAGAGATCTTTCGCGAAAGAACAGTAATAGCATCAAGATGTGCAAAGGTTGTAGCTGGGGCGGGGTCAGTCAGGTCGTCAGCTGGGACGAAAATTGCTTGCACAGATGTAATAGAACCTGCTTTTGTAGAGGTGATTCTCTCTTGCAACTCACCCATTTCTGTAGAGAGAGTTGGTTGATATCCGACAGCTGAAGGCATTCTTCCTAATAATGAAGAGACTTCTGAACCTGCTTGTGTAAATCTAAAAATATTATCAATAAAGAGCAACACATCTTGCTTTGCTTCATCACGGAAATATTCTGCCTGAGCTAATCCAGCTAATCCAACTCTTAATCTAGCTCCAGGTGGTTCATTCATCTGTCCGAAAACCAATGCTGTTTTTTCTAAAACGCCTGAATGTTTCATCTCTAACCAGAGGTCATTTCCTTCGCGAGTTCTTTCTCCCACACCGGCAAAAACAGAGTATCCGCCATGTTCAGTGGCAACATTCCTAATAAGTTCCATAATTAATACTGTTTTACCAACTCCAGCCCCGCCAAAAAGTCCTGTTTTCCCACCTTTACAATATGGACAAAGCAAATCAATAACTTTAATGCCTGTTTCTAAAATTTCATCTTTAATTTCTAATTGACTGAATGTTGGTGATTCTCTATGAATTGGATATCTTTTTTTTGTCTTTAATTCTCCTAATTCATCTATTGGCTCTCCAATTACATTTATAAGTCTTCCCAGAGTTTCTTTTCCAACAGGCACAGAAATAGGGGATTCAGTATTAAAAACTTCATCCCCTCTTTTCAAACCATCGGTAGAATCCATTGCAATAGCTCTGACTCTATTTTCTCCTAAATGTTGTTGAACCTCTAAAACCAATTTGCTTTTATCTGGTCTTTTAATTGTCAATGCTGTATAAATTGGAGGTAGATATTCTTCTGGAAATTCAACATCTACCACCGCTCCAATAATTTGGACTATTTTGCCTGTTTTCATATTTGCCTCATAGTTAAATACTTATTTACATTTTGAATAAACTATTCCCCGAGATTCTTTGCAATAATTTCTTTCTCAGTAAAGGCAACATGCCTGCTGGTTGAATATAGCATACCTTCCTGTTCTGATTTAATTTCAGATATTCTTTTCTTACAAATTGAGAATAAATTAGGATTAATTTCAAAACCGATATAATTTCTTTTAATCTCCTGACAAACTACCAAAGTTGTGCCTGTGCCAGCAAAGGGGTCTAAAACTAAATCCCCTTCGTTTGAACTCGCTTTAACTATTCTTTCAATTAACTTTTTAGGTTTCTGGATAGTGTGTAAATATTCTCTACTCAATAATTCTTTTGATTTATAAGTAAGTTGTTTAATATCACCCCAAACATCTCCAGGGTTTTTACCTCTTTCATTGAATTTGGTTTTTCCAAATTCACCATTTACGACTGAAGGAACATTTTCGCATCTTTTTCTATGAGTTAATTCTACTAATTGTGGCACTCTTATTTCATTCAAATTAAAAGTTTTGGCTTTGCCTTTTGTAAAATAAGCAATTATATCATAATTATTTGTATAACTAATTCTTCCTTGTGCCAATCTACTTGGCTGATACCAAACGATTTTTGAATTTAATGTCAGATAAGGTTTATAATCAATAAAATCAATACAGTCAGGTTTACCGAAAAGATAAAATGACCCACCAGTTTTCAACTTTTTAGATAAAATTTTTATTAGTTGAAGATTAAATTCCTGGATATTTTTTACTTTACCCCGTTGGATATATATCTTACGGGGTTTATCCCATTTTTTTTCAGTAACACCATAAGGTCCATCACAAACTATTAGGTCAATAGATTCATCTTCTATCTCTTTAATCAATTTGAAGAAATCCCCCAGAAAAATTTCATTAATTTTCATTATTATATTTTAATATCTCTATTTATTGGGACAATTATAATCTAAAATCACTTCATCCCCTCTGCAGTAGAAGCCACCTCAATAATTTCTTTAGTAATTTTATCCTGTCTTTTGTGATGATATTCTAAGGTTAAATCTTTAAGCATCTCATCGGCATTATCGGTTGCAGCGTCCATTGCAGTCATTCTTGCTCCTTGCTCAGCAGAAGAAGACTCTAGCAAAACTCGCCATATTTGAACATCAAGATGTTTTTTTATTAGTTCTTCTAATAATTTATAAGGTCCGGGTTCAAATAGGAACGACGAAAGAAATTTATCTTGAGGCTCTTCTAAATCTTCTAAAGGAAGTAATTGTTTTTCACCCACATCTTGCTGAATAGCGGATTTGAATTCATTATACACAATTACTACCTTATCGTATCTTCCTTGTAGAAAGTAAGATGATACAATATTCATCACATCACGACTATGGTCAAACTTCAATTTATTAAAAAAGTCAATGTATTCTTCTCTAATTTTAAATCCTTTATTTTTAAAATAATTCCTCCCCTTTTTCCCAACACAGATCAATTCAACATTTTTATTACTGTATCGTTTAATAACCATTTCAGATTTTTTAATGATATTCATATTGAAAGCACCACAAAGTCCTTTATCTGCAGTTACCACAACAATTGCAATTGTCTTAACATTCTCTGGCTCAACTTTTCTTAGTAAAGGATGAACTTCCCTTTGGGTTCTGGTTGCAAGTGAGAGCAGAATTTCATCCAATTC is a window of Candidatus Cloacimonadota bacterium DNA encoding:
- a CDS encoding isochorismatase family cysteine hydrolase, whose protein sequence is MKVLLVIDMLYDFVNENGALYCGPEAKKIVPFIKSKIDEYHKNGNEVIFICDSHTKDDPEFKMFPPHCIKGTKGAEIIDELPKVRDDVIIKKRRYSGFYGTNLDRILEDISPESVEVVGVCTSICVMDTVGGLSNREIPVTVYKKGVVDFDKEMHEFSLKRMEKIYNAEVV
- a CDS encoding AMP-binding protein gives rise to the protein MLKENLVKQFEISMKNNWDTPALSDFNGKSLSYGEVAENIIWLHYIFEKAQIKKGDKIALIGKNSVNWAVTYLATITYGAVIVPILPDFHADDVHHIVNHSDSVLLFALESIYEKLDETKMQNLEAIFSLEDFKLFYYKKKGLVPIVEKSKDNFLDKYDGSLIAEKLSFPEISNNELAEIVYTSGTTGFSKGVMLPHNSLIANVIYAQNHMDLKPGDTIASFLPIAHTFGCAFEFLFPFSIGCHITFLGKIPSPKIILQAFKQVRPRLILSVPLVLEKIYDKQIKAALDKGVVKILIKAPLLKNLIYKKVCNKLVEAFGGNFKEIVIGGAALNEKVETFLKMIGFPVTVGYGLTECGPLVSYTPWDEHKTSSVGKIVDTLEVRIDSDDQQKIVGEILVRGENVMLGYYKNEEATNEAIDKDGWLHTGDLGVVDEDGFIFIKGRCKSMILGPSGQNIYPEEIEAKLNNLPFIQESLVVQKNKKLIALIYPDLELADAKGINEKKLTVRMEENRKFINHQLPPYCPITKIELSPEEFEKTPTKKVKRYLYTLST
- a CDS encoding T9SS type A sorting domain-containing protein, translating into MKKYLFSCLIFILLIPSFLIAQEGLPNLIGIANASNSGNSSDDRDLRLNPPQNLQAVVTGNDVALTWDSPEGVDLKRDLIRYNLYRNHNIIAVVYHPTTYFNDNDLDNGVYVYYVTAVYDQGESDPSNTVSVVLGDNPSAMIPDIPAHSATDISIPLTVNGLINFFAMNITIEFNESILDSADATLIGGILENEDYDLEVNTSVDGVIGLQFNANADWFTGSGVVAYLEFYVVGSSDDSTPLTFTQFDVNEVSFLDDVTNGSVDIWGNPSAILPDTLTSPDTDISIPLTVSSLINLSEMNIIIEFNDNVIGSPDATLMGGILESENYDLNVDTSVDGVVELVFIANEDLFTGSGIVAYLGFTVIGICGDSTSLIFTQCDVNNINYLTDVVNGSVRIPFPSPQNLQADVSGNDVLLSWEPPEPIPTSDLLMYKVYRNDYLIAVVYIPATEFNDIGLENGTYNYYVTAVYEDGESDPSNLVEVTIPCVGVNDEITDSHPILLKQNYPNPFSTSTTISFSATDLHRSAQIKIYNIKGQLVKNFEFRIPNSELIKVVWDGRDENGKELSNGIYFYKLSTEDKTIVKRMIILR
- a CDS encoding nicotinate phosphoribosyltransferase, coding for MTKKRLNPAVFSIPVTKIKSGWYSDKYFVRTREILKADNHHPKVLMQVWCRKDGVLCGIDEAIAILKLCADKPDELVIKALYDGDEVKAGETVMTIEGDYSTFAHLETVYLGVMARPTSVATAVNKVVKAASGKQILFFPARFDHYRIQATDGYAAYMSGALGVSTDEQTAWWGGEALGTVPHGLIAAYNGNTVAAARAFDKYIPGDVKRIVLVDFDNDCIGTSLKVAKALGKKLWGVRFDTARDLRDKSVTGTKEDSYGVSVELCHKARKTFDKAGFNFIKIVISGGFDEERIKKFIKEKVPFDAIGVGSALFKEKIDFTADIVKVSGKPCAKVGRQYNPNPRLELVR